One genomic region from Enoplosus armatus isolate fEnoArm2 chromosome 17, fEnoArm2.hap1, whole genome shotgun sequence encodes:
- the bud31 gene encoding protein BUD31 homolog: MPKVKRSRKPPPDGWELIEPTLDELDQKMREAETEPHEGKRKVESLWPIFRLHHQRSRYIYDLFYKRKAISRELYEYCIKEGYADKNLIAKWKKQGYENLCCLRCIQTRDTNFGTNCICRVPKSKLEVGRIIECTHCGCRGCSG; encoded by the exons atgCCCAAAGTAAAGAGGAGTCGGAAGCCTCCCCCAGACGGCTGGGAGCTTATTGAGCCTACTTTGGACGAGCTGGATCAGAAAATGAGAGAAG CTGAAACAGAGCCACATGAGGGAAAGCGAAAGGTGGAGTCCCTTTGGCCAATTTTCAGGCTGCATCATCAGCGGAGTCGATACATCTATGACCTCTTCTACAAAAGGAAAGCCATCAGCAGAG AGCTGTATGAGTACTGTATAAAGGAAGGCTATGCAGACAAGAACCTGATTGCCAAGTGGAAGAAGCAGGGCTACGAGAACCTGTGCTGCCTGCGTTGCATCCAAACACGAGACACCAACTTTGGAACCAACTGCATCTGCAGAGTCCCCAAGAGCAAGCTGGAAGTT gGAAGGATCATTGAATGCACCCACTGTGGATGCAGAGGATGTTCTGGCTAA
- the pdap1b gene encoding pdgfa associated protein 1b: MPRGGKKGGHKGRVRTYTSPEEIDAQMKAEKERKKQEQEAEEAGAAQNDTAEEKLPASGSDDSDDENSLRRRAGVEGLIEIENPNRVAQKSKKVTQIEVDEPRQLSRREREEIEKQKAKERYMKMHLAGKTDQAKADLARLAIIKKQREEAARKKEEEKKAKDAAAAAARGVNSLSLK, encoded by the exons ATGCCCAGAGGAG GTAAGAAAGGTGGCCACAAGGGTCGCGTGCGGACGTACACCAGCCCAGAGGAGATAGACGCCCAGAtgaaggcagagaaggagaggaaaaag CAAGAGCAGGAGGCGGAGGAGGCGGGTGCAGCACAGAATGACACGGCAGAGGAGAAGCTACCAGCATCAGGATCAGATGACAGCGATGATGAAAATTCCCTG aggaggagagcgggtGTGGAGGGCTTAATAGAAATCGAGAACCCCAACAGAGTGGCTCAGAAGTCCAAGAAGGTGACGCAGATTGAGGTGGATGAGCCCAGGCAGTTATCaaggagagagag AGAGGAGATTGAGAAGCAGAAAGCAAAGGAGCGCTACATGAAGATGCACTTGGCAGGGAAGACGGACCAGGCCAAAGCCGACCTCGCACGCCTCGCAATTATcaagaaacagagggaagaggcggcaagaaagaaagaagaagagaaaaaag CAAAAGAcgcagcggcagcagcggctAGAGGAGTAAACTCCCTCTCACTGAAATGA
- the shmt1 gene encoding serine hydroxymethyltransferase, cytosolic gives MSLTNGHTVSKETWDSHNKMMLEPLSINDSEVFTIIKKEKHRQTYGLELIASENFASRAVLEALGSCMNNKYSEGYPGQRYYGGTEHVDELERLCQKRALEAYGLDSEKWGVNVQPYSGSPANFAVYTAIVEPHGRIMGLDLPDGGHLTHGFMTEKKKISATSIFFESMPYKVNPETGYIDYDRLQENARLFHPKLIIAGTSCYSRNLDYARMKQVANENGAYLMGDMAHISGLVAAGVVPSPFEYCDIVSTTTHKTLRGCRAGLIFYRKGVRSVDAKGKETLYNLESLINQAVFPGLQGGPHNHAIAGVAVALKQAMTPDFKAYQIQVLANCKALSNALIDHDYKIVTGGSDNHLILLDLRSKGTDGGRAEKVLEACAIACNKNTCPGDKSALRPSGLRFGSPALTSRGLVEDDFRKVAEFIHRGIVLTMEVQRSLEPKATLKDFFQALAQGEKFQQRVAEIKAEVEAFAGQFPMPGLPEL, from the exons ATGTCTTTAACAAATGGCCATACTGTGAGCAAAGAAACATGGGATTCACACAACAAGATGATGCTGGAGCCTCTGTCCATCAACGACTCTGAG gtGTTCACCAtcataaagaaagagaagcacCGGCAGACGTACGGTCTGGAGCTGATAGCGTCTGAGAACTTTGCCAGCAGAGCGGTTCTAGAGGCTCTGGGTTCCTGTATGAACAACAAATACTCTGAGGGATATCCCGGTCAGAG GTACTATGGTGGCACGGAGCATGTTGATGAGCTGGAGAGACTCTGTCAGAAGAGGGCGCTGGAGGCTTATGGGCTGGACTCAGAGAAATGGGGTGTCAACGTGCAGCCATACTCAG GCTCGCCGGCTAACTTCGCTGTCTACACGGCCATCGTGGAGCCCCACGGCAGAATCATGGGACTGGACCTTCCTGACGGAGGTCACCTGACACACGGCTTTATgactgagaagaagaaaatctcaGCAACATCCATCTTCTTTGAGTCAATGCCGTACAAG GTGAATCCAGAAACTGGCTACATTGATTATGACAGACTGCAAGAAAACGCTCGGCTGTTCCACCCCAAACTCATCATTGCAG gAACAAGCTGCTATTCCCGCAACCTTGACTATGCCCGCATGAAGCAGGTAGCTAATGAGAATGGTGCCTATCTGATGGGAGACATGGCTCACATCAGTGGATTGGTGGCTGCTGGAGTGGTGCCCTCACCCTTTGAGTACTGTGACATTGTTTCCACGACAACACACAAGACGCTGCGTGGCTGCCGCGCCGGACTCATCTTCTACAGGAAAG GCGTGCGGAGTGTGGATGCCAAGGGGAAGGAGACTCTGTACAACTTGGAGTCTTTGATCAATCAGGCTGTGTTTCCTGGGCTGCAGGGAGGACCACACAACCACGCTATTGCAG GTGTTGCTGTAGCTCTCAAGCAAGCCATGACACCAGACTTCAAGGCCTACCAGATTCAGGTTCTTGCTAACTGCAAAGCTCTATCCAATGCCCTTATTGACCACGACTACAAGATAGTTACTG GCGGCTCTGACAACCATCTGATCCTGCTTGACCTGCGCAGCAAAGGAACTGATGGAGGACGAGCTGAGAAGGTTCTGGAAGCCTGTGCCATTGCTTGTAATAAGAACACCTGTccag ggGATAAGAGTGCTTTGCGTCCCAGTGGTCTGAGGTTTGGCTCTCCAGCTCTGACCTCCAGAGGCTTGGTGGAGGACGACTTCAGGAAGGTGGCAGAGTTCATTCACAGAG GTATTGTGCTGACCATGGAGGTGCAGAGAAGCCTGGAGCCCAAGGCCACTCTGAAGGACTTTTTCCAGGCACTGGCTCAGGGAGAGAAGTTCCAGCAGCGGGTTGCAGAAATCAAAGCGGAGGTGGAGGCTTTCGCTGGTCAGTTCCCCATGCCGGGCCTACCTGAGCTGTAG